Proteins co-encoded in one Gracilimonas sp. genomic window:
- a CDS encoding energy transducer TonB translates to MIDKFRDIYYGELEHEHRFMLSLICAELLIICLLKFWPIPEGPPKEYVDTFTDEVIYVENSIITKQTSAPAAPPRPRVPVPVPNDEVIEEEIDFPDFEDLLSKYEADGEEGFSDAQGEGEFVGSPEQPAGLVRIVEPTVPEAAQRANIKARVKVTFLVGTKGQVEDYYISEIRVYDREGNYEVVNQIGYGIMEAVLQAAAKWRFTPAKDDGRPVKTYVENSFNIGF, encoded by the coding sequence TTGATCGACAAATTTCGCGACATCTATTATGGTGAGCTTGAGCATGAACACCGTTTCATGTTATCACTGATATGTGCGGAATTACTGATTATCTGCTTGTTAAAGTTTTGGCCCATCCCGGAAGGTCCGCCTAAAGAATATGTAGACACCTTCACCGATGAAGTCATTTACGTGGAGAATTCAATTATCACTAAACAGACTTCAGCACCGGCTGCCCCCCCAAGACCGCGCGTTCCTGTTCCTGTACCAAACGATGAAGTGATAGAGGAAGAAATCGATTTTCCTGACTTCGAAGATCTGCTCTCAAAATATGAAGCGGACGGAGAGGAGGGATTTTCTGACGCTCAGGGTGAGGGGGAGTTTGTGGGCAGCCCCGAACAGCCAGCCGGTTTGGTTCGGATTGTAGAGCCTACCGTTCCGGAAGCTGCACAGAGAGCGAATATCAAAGCCCGTGTTAAGGTTACTTTTTTGGTAGGCACAAAAGGGCAGGTGGAAGACTATTATATCTCAGAAATACGAGTGTATGATAGAGAAGGAAATTATGAAGTGGTAAACCAAATAGGGTATGGGATAATGGAAGCCGTACTGCAGGCGGCAGCCAAGTGGCGTTTTACGCCGGCTAAAGACGATGGAAGGCCCGTTAAAACCTATGTTGAAAATAGTTTTAATATTGGCTTCTAA
- a CDS encoding 4'-phosphopantetheinyl transferase superfamily protein, with product MKRLETKHIDFWPDDVLLGEAEIGASDSTNILSKEELEEYQGFASANRKAEYLAARHLFRHLLHSLNIAPDEVDLVKEEMGKPYAQHHNELIYVSFSHSPQKVYCALSLSINIGLDVELADRKINPAVVKRILNDEEQGTLASEEPVKLWTVKEAAVKCLGTGLRTNLNDLTILKNQKNRFSVRFNNDKLFEICSFRLTNHQIALAYQSKHI from the coding sequence ATGAAAAGATTAGAGACGAAACACATCGATTTTTGGCCCGATGATGTACTACTCGGGGAAGCTGAAATTGGCGCTTCGGATTCCACAAACATCCTTAGTAAGGAAGAGTTGGAAGAGTATCAGGGGTTTGCCAGTGCCAACAGGAAAGCTGAATATCTGGCGGCTCGTCACCTGTTCAGACATCTGCTTCATAGTTTAAACATTGCACCGGACGAAGTTGACCTGGTAAAAGAAGAAATGGGGAAGCCATATGCCCAACATCACAACGAACTTATCTATGTGAGCTTTTCACACTCACCCCAAAAAGTGTACTGTGCTCTTTCACTCTCAATAAATATTGGCCTGGATGTTGAACTTGCAGATCGGAAAATCAATCCGGCAGTAGTAAAAAGAATATTGAACGATGAAGAGCAGGGGACATTGGCTTCAGAAGAACCGGTGAAATTATGGACCGTAAAAGAAGCCGCCGTTAAATGCCTGGGCACCGGGTTGAGAACCAATCTGAACGACCTCACTATATTAAAGAATCAAAAAAACCGCTTTTCTGTAAGATTTAACAATGATAAATTATTTGAAATTTGTAGTTTCAGGCTAACAAATCATCAGATAGCATTAGCTTATCAAAGCAAACATATTTGA
- the amrB gene encoding AmmeMemoRadiSam system protein B gives MDVQSLTQHQIQEHVKNAKHLNTNAEHVRMLFVPNNIDAHNFGELCTIYKTVVNQTFDTVVVIESYTGHLQKKLAMPSNKVFETRFGEVPVNDFLRNEFCDEEDDFFIADEGYSKEMSLYTQLPILQSCFSDFEVVSLQIGDYDPAIIRELAYTLDELLLNRNALIVYCCDVPASSPEELEKLRSLVVNNKESGLMHYLNSNEKTVKGARAFMSGILVARSWGYDVEFLDHIESATNICGYAKRTEPQMA, from the coding sequence ATGGATGTACAGAGCCTTACGCAGCATCAGATCCAGGAACACGTTAAAAATGCGAAGCACTTAAACACCAACGCCGAGCATGTTCGGATGCTGTTTGTCCCAAACAACATAGATGCACATAACTTCGGGGAACTTTGCACTATCTATAAAACCGTCGTTAATCAAACCTTCGATACGGTAGTTGTCATCGAATCCTATACCGGGCATTTGCAGAAAAAACTGGCCATGCCTTCCAATAAAGTGTTTGAAACCCGGTTTGGGGAAGTGCCTGTTAATGATTTTCTGAGAAATGAATTTTGTGATGAAGAGGACGATTTTTTTATCGCAGATGAAGGCTACAGCAAAGAAATGAGCCTGTACACACAGCTTCCGATTTTGCAGTCTTGCTTCTCGGATTTCGAAGTGGTGAGCTTACAAATTGGCGATTATGATCCGGCGATCATTCGTGAACTCGCTTATACATTGGATGAACTGCTGCTTAACCGAAACGCCCTTATCGTTTATTGTTGTGATGTGCCGGCTTCGAGCCCTGAAGAGCTGGAAAAACTGCGTTCATTGGTCGTTAACAACAAAGAGTCAGGCTTGATGCATTACCTGAACAGTAATGAGAAGACCGTGAAAGGAGCCCGTGCATTTATGAGCGGAATCCTGGTGGCCCGCTCCTGGGGTTATGATGTTGAATTCCTGGATCATATCGAATCTGCCACCAATATCTGTGGATATGCCAAGCGCACAGAACCTCAAATGGCCTGA